From the Mus caroli unplaced genomic scaffold, CAROLI_EIJ_v1.1 scaffold_20648_1, whole genome shotgun sequence genome, the window NNNNNNNNNNNNNNNNNNNNNNNNNNNNNNNNNNNNNNNNNNNNNNNNNNNNNNNNNNNNNNNNNNNNNNNNNNNNNNNNNNNNNNNNNNNNNNNNNNNNNNNNNNNNNNNNNNNNNNNNNNNNNNNNNNNNNNNNNNNNNNNNNNNNNNNNNNNNNNNNNNNNNNNNNNNNNNNNNNNNNNNNNNNNNNNNNNNNNNNNNNNNNNNNNNNNNNNNNNNNNNNNNNNNNNNNNNNNNNNNNNNNNNNNNNNNNNNNNNNNNNNNNNNNNNNNNNNNNNNNNNNNNNNNNNNNNNNNNNNNNNNNNNNNNNNNNNNNNNNNNNNNNNNNNNNNNNNNNNNNNNNNNNNNNNNNNNNNNNNNNNNNNNNNNNNNNNNNNNNNNNNNNNNNNNNNNNNNNNNNNNNNNNNNNNNNNNNNNNNNNNNNNNNNNNNNNNNNNNNNNNNNNNNNNNNNNNNNNNNNNNNNNNNNNNNNNNNNNNNNNNNNNNNNNNNNNNNNNNNNNNNNNNNNNNNNNNNNNNNNNNNNNNNNNNNNNNNNNNNNNNNNNNNNNNNNNNNNNNNNNNNNNNNNNNNNNNNNNNNNNNNNNNNNNNNNNNNNNNNNNNNNNNNNNNNNNNNNNNNNNNNNNNNNNNNNNNNNNNNNNNNNNNNNNNNNNNNNNNNNNNNNNNNNNNNNNNNNNNCTCAAAAGAGGCTAATTCAGTGTCTCACAAGAGGCTAACTTCCCAGAATACTTATGTGAAGACAGAGCAATGAACAGATACATTCCATGGGGAGGGTGGCTGCTTGGGAACATGGATTAGAAAGGTGGTGGGGGTAAGCAGAGATAGAACTAATGTGCCAATGGTATCAGACGGTCATAGACTGACCGAATTGTGTGTCCCTACCTGATATTCTTGAGTCTCAAGGTTGCTGTTCTTCTCCTGTTCGTCTTTACCACTCAGGTTCAAGGCCACTAAATATTGATGGATGATGGCCCAATCAGCCTGTACTTCCTTGCTGTCCTGCTGCAATATCACCAAATTCTTCTTTATAAGATTCTTCTCCATCAGGAGCCGGCTGGACAGGTTACTGGAAACACACTCTGCATGATAAGATCCTGCAGCCTCCTCCTCTCATTTCTACTTACAGGTCCCATTAACCTGACCTGTACCCTGGCTCCCATGAAGACCTAATACAGTCCACCTCAATACATCTATGACAGCTGCACAAACAGCAAACAGCCATTTCAGGGAAAAAGAAATTATTGCTGCAGCCCAAACACCAATAAGGGTCCATGTCTCTCCAAAGGAAGAGGGATCTCCATGTACCCACGACAGCCCACGCATTGGGGCAACACCAATTAGGGTGCCAATGCAATCAGGGTAGTCAGTAGAACCAAAGGGAGGGCGCTCTATCCTTGTTTTACATCTCGCTCAGCTCTGTAAATCGCTGCCTGAGCCCCAGAGGCCCAGGACAGCATAATAACCTTTTCATGATCTGAATCACTTGTCTATCTAGAGGCTCCTGAGGATGCCTAGAGAACACTGGCAGTGGTAACAGTCTCTTAGAGACCTAGGAAAACTGAGTCCAAAAGATCCAAGGCACACTGATGGCTAAAAAGCAGAAAGGATAGAGCCAGACCTGCAGACTCTCCAGTCCAGAAACAAAGGAAGGTAGAAATGGCCATTTCACTAGTGTTGGCCTCCCTGACAAGAACTTACCGATAGAAATTtatctccttctccagctcctggaaGTTCTCTCGTGGCTCCATGGTCTCCATCTCTAATTTGTGTAGAAATGTCACGATCTCCTTCTCCTTTAACTTCATTTGTTCATAAAGAGGATTTTGCCTGTGGTAGGGCCTGGCCCCAGGAAGACAGAACTCTATGAACTTAGGCTTTTAGTAACACATGAACTCAGGCCGGGTCCTGGACTACNNNNNNNNNNNNNNNNNNNNNNNNNNNNNNNNNNNNNNNNNNNNNNNNNNNNNNNNNNNNNNNNNNNNNNNNNNNNNNNNNNNNNNNNNNNNNNNNNNNNNNNNNNNNNNNNNNNNNNNNNNNNNNNNNNNNNNNNNNNNNNNNNNNNNNNNNNNNNNNNNNNNNNNNNNNNNNNNNNNNNNNNNNNNNNNNNNNNNNNNNNNNNNNNNNNNNNNNNNNNNNNNNNNNNNNNNNNNNNNNNNNNNNNNNNNNNNNNNNNNNNNNNNNNNNNNNNNNNNNNNNNNNNNNNNNNNNNNNNNNNNNNNNNNNNNNNNNNNNNNNNNNNNNNNNNNNNNNNNNNNNNNNNNNNNNNNNNNNNNNNNNNNNNNNNNNNNNNNNNNNNNNNNNNNNNNNNNNNNNNNNNNNNNNNNNNNNNNNNNNNNNNNNNNNNNNNNNNNNNNNNNNNNNNNNNNNNNNNNNNNNNNNNNNNNNNNNNNNNNNNNNNNNNNNNNNNNNNNNNNNNNNNNNNNNNNNNNNNNNNNNNNNNNNNNNNNNNNNNNNNNNNNNNNNNNNNNNNNNNNNNNNNNNNNNNNNNNNNNNNNNNNNNNNNNNNNNNNNNNNNNNNNNNNNNNNNNNNNNNNNNNNNNNNNNNNNNNNNNNNNNNNNNNNNNNNNNNNNNNNNNNNNNNNNNNNNNNNNNNNNNNNNNNNNNNNNNNNNNNNNNNNNNNNNNNNNNNNNNNNNNNNNNNNNNNNNNNNNNNNNNNNNNNNNNNNNNNNNNNNNNNNNNNNNNNNNNNNNNNNNNNNNNNNNNNNNNNNNNNNNNNNNNNNNNNNNNNNNNNNNNNNNNNNNNNNNNNNNNNNNNNNNNNNNNNNNNNNNNNNNNNNNNNNNNNNNNNNNNNNNNNNNNNNNNNNNNNNNNNNNNNNNNNNNNNNNNNNNNNNNNNNNNNNNNNNNNNNNNNNNNNNNNNNNNNNNNNNNNNNNNNNNNNNNNNNNNNNNNNNNNNNNNNNNNNNNNNNNNNNNNNNNNNNNNNNNNNNNNNNNNNNNNNNNNNNNNNNNNNNNNNNNNNNNNNNNNNNNNNNNNNNNNNNNNNNNNNNNNNNNNNNNNNNNNNNNNNNNNNNNNNNNNNNNNNNNNNNNNNNNNNNNNNNNNNNNNNNNNNNNNNNNNNNNNNNNNNNNNNNNNNNNNNNNNNNNNNNNNNNNNNNNNNNNNNNNNNNNNNNNNNNNNNNNNNNNNNNNNNNNNNNNNNNNNNNNNNNNNNNNNNNNNNNNNNNNNNNNNNNNNNNNNNNNNNNNNNNNNNNNNNNNNNNNNNNNNNNNNNNNNNNNNNNNNNNNNNNNNNNNNNNNNNNNNNNNNNNNNNNNNNNNNNNNNNNNNNNNNNNNNNNNNNNNNNNNNNNNNNNNNNNNNNNNNNNNNNNNNNNNNNNNNNNNNNNNNNNNNNNNNNNNNNNNNNNNNNNNNNNNNNNNNNNNNNNNNNNNNNNNNNNNNNNNNNNNNNNNNNNNNNNNNNNNNNNNNNNNNNNNNNNNNNNNNNNNNNNNNNNNNNNNNNNNNNNNNNNNNNNNNNNNNNNNNNNNNNNNNNNNNNNNNNNNNNNNNNNNNNNNNNNNNNNNNNNNNNACACCACCAAGAGATTGGTCCCAGCATGAGATGTCTTCTCAGTGGATCTCAGTTCTACCATCACTCTAGAGAGATCAGGTGATGTAAGTAGCCAGATGTTTCCTCAGTCTCCCTAAACATGCTTATGAGGACCAGAGATGTCTTCTCCAGGATGATTATCAACTGCACAGGGTACAACTTGGCTTCAGAGCTCTGAGCCCTGTGGTTTCACAAGTCAGATGATAAATTCACTATTCAAAAGTCTTTGAGTATTGGAGATGATCAGATATCCTACCTGTTACTCTAAGCCAAGGAATTGACTTAAAAAGTCATGCAGGGGGAGAACATGGTCAACACAATGATCCATTTCCCCTCCTGAAACACCAAACACCCCAGAAGTAGCAATAGAATCCCCCTCTGTCTGGGTGTATCAactgataattctttgtttacaGTATAGAAATGCCTTCCACCCACAATTGGTGATAAAGGAAGGTAATGTAGGAACTGTCACAAACAGGAGGTCAGAGTAGTTCTGAGAACATGAGGTCATGGTCTGGGGCACCATTCTCTCCCTGCACTAATGTCAGATAACTACAGGAGCTAAAAGAAGCCATGGACTGAAGTGCAGGATTTCCCTCCCCCAAAATGGCATAGCTTAAACCCGCTGTCACTCCTGATGGTCTCATTCTGTCCCCATGTAACACCCACAATACCCAGTGTAAGTAAGACTTGAAGTTCATAGCATAACAGGTTTGACCTTGCCAACGCCTGCCTTACAGGATGGAGAAAGTACTGATGTGAAATCCATGATGTTCAAGAATTATGATAACCATGGAAATTTTTTCACTACCAGAGTCTCCAGTTCCACATTACTAGAAAGGCCAGCTCAGGCCACCCCTCCCAGGAAGCTCAGCATCCACTTCACAGGACTTACTCCACATTCGCCAAGTCCACCTCCTTCGTCCTTCATTACTCTCAGATGGAAGGCCagcatccttcctcccctctctggtctctctccCATCCACATTGGCTCTCTGAAAAAGTCTGCTAAGTCGGGCAAGCATGGTCATCACTGTAATGTCCAGTCTCTGACTGAGAAATCTCAGTCACCTTGTTGTAACTACAACACTGGTGACATCACAGAGGTTGCTAAGAACTCTCCAGGACACAATAGAATGTTCAGGAAGGGACTGCTGATGTCATGGACTACATAGAGCCTTTGGTTCACTGCTAATGTTCTCCCTGTACTGACAGGAAGCTGAGCTGCCCTTTCCTGGGGCATAGCCATTGAGCANATCCTCCTTCCAAAGCCAGGGTTTCTTCTAGGCTTGATCGGCAACACCTAAGTAATTCCTACATATCTAACTCTGTGTTTCCTTTCCAAACCCTTCTCAGAAATATCTCATCCGACCTTAAATGTTCCTCAATCAGCAATATGAGCCATTAAAAACTACTGAGAAATCATACCAGTTCGAATATGCAGCCAAAAtccactcctctctcctcatGTACAGGTGCACGAATTCTCATCCAGGCTGAGCCTGCAGGGCCGGTTGCAGTGTGGGTGTGTGGTAGGGGCCACACTCATGAAGCCTTGTGCTTAGCATTTGAAATTTGCCCCAAGATCCCTTAGGAGGGAGACATGCAGTCATCATGCTTCTGACAACAGTCTAGAGatcttttggagaggaaactgaaATATTGGAACCACCAATGAGTGACCCTCAGATTGTGTGGGGGCTTTTCTCACTGCACCAAACTCACCAATCAGTATTGCTTACAGTCCTCTGTGTGCTAGACCATGagattcttataaaataaataatatattcaacAGAGGTGCAGATGTGCAGGCAGAATTTAATTAATTTAGAAGCAAAGCTTCATGTATccaagcctggcctcaaactcactgtgtgtgtgtgtatctatcaaGCATGGTCTTGAATTTGTAATTTTActacctctatctcccaagtgctgacattgcAGATATGTGCCACTATACCAGTCCAACATATAAGTTCTAAAGGAACGTAATTCAATCCATAACACTCTGCTCTCCAGAATTCtaagttcttgtgtgtgtgtgtgttttgacagCCCTCAAATTCTTATCCCATCTCACTGTCAAACTGTAAATCCAAAGTCTTATCAAATATAGGTACAAGATATGAAGTCACaactctgtaattccagcatatGATGGGGTTGGAGAATTGCTTCTGCCTTGGAGTTAGTGACAGGTACAGGCAATATATTGCAACACCACTCATCCCCAGATGTGGAAGTATTAGAAAGTAATCCTACCAAAAATCTCCAAAGTAAACAAAAAGTAGAAAACCAAAAGATTAAATGTCCCTAATCTTGAAAATCTGAAATTCTCcagaacttcttcttcttcttcttcttttttaaagatttatttattcattatatgtaagtacactgtagctgtcttcagagactccagaagagggcatcagatctcattacagatagttgtgagccaccctgtggttgctgggatttgaagtcaggaccttcagaagaacagtcagcgctcttaaccactgagccatcttgccagccctctccCGAACTTCTTGAATACTAAGATGCAGCAAATGAAAACTTTCATAAACATGAGCCTCTTttgcataaattaaaaatattttaattaccttCAGACTATTGATTTCCTTATTCGATAAGCATTTCTTCAAGGGAAAAAATGCCCTTTGAGTTACACTTTTAATTTACAGTTTTATTAGACTTTAAGGCACTGAGGAGAAATGTCTTGAAAAATAttccaggggctggaaagatgactcaagagcactggctggtcttccagaggacctgggttcaattcccagcactcacatggcagctcatgtctgtaactcctgtttcaaGGGTTCCAAGGCTCCAAAGGTTCATGTAGACATATATCAGTCAAAACTccaatatacatataattaaaattcaagaagaagaagaagaagaaaaaaaagaagaattagtTTTCGTGGGTAAGTTACCTGGATGCGAAGAAATGAAATCTTTTAATAAGCTCTCCTGGCTGGCAGCTAGTCACCTTGTTTGGCTGTACATCGTCTAAGGATTAAGAAGTCCTGTTGTGGTACTGAAGGGAGTGGAGTCTACAGCAAACCCAAGTGCATGCAGGGAAGGAAGAGCTGAAAGAACCTGGCCAAGATGAAATGATATtgatgaattaatgaaaaaatagtaCCGAGAGAGTAAAGTGTTAGTTGGACTATGAGGGAGCCTAAAATTATAACGGTAGGAGGCAAATCTAAGTAAAATGATGAGTCTTAACGTTTGTCATCTCAAAGGCATTTTAGGTTATCCTAATAAACCTTTGGAGACAGGGACTAAATGTGATTCACACAACTCTTAGTTTTCAGGAGCAACTTTCATCTACATCCTTGAATAGCTGGTGTTCCACTCTTTGATTGGTCCTGACAAAAGAAAGTCTATTGAGGTTTAGCACAAAGCTGAGTTGCCTGAAAGAAGGCATCTGCAGCCTTGTGGCTTTGCCTCGGTGCTTGGTGCATTTGGCATATTGCTGGCACTGCCTGTGGACATCAGCTCCAGCCCATGCCACAGCCCCAGGCACAATCCCTACATAAAAGTGATGCTCCCTGTTCTCCATGGAGAGCTCAATGGCCCAGAGTACTAAGTTCTGAGGCCCACCAGCGTGCCCTAGACAAATGGTGCCTAAGGCCACTTTAGTGGACAATCTCTGTTCGATCCTTCAGGAGGTGACAGGTAAAGTTCCCCAGAGGGGCAGGGGAGACTCTACTGTCTGGCAAAGGGGTTCAGCTCCATGTGGCTCACAGTGCCTTCCTGAGC encodes:
- the LOC110288657 gene encoding disks large homolog 5-like translates to PYHRQNPLYEQMKLKEKEIVTFLHKLEMETMEPRENFQELEKEINFYRNLSSRLLMEKNLIKKNLVILQQDSKEVQADWAIIHQYLVALNLSGKDEQEKNSNLETQEYQ